The following is a genomic window from Streptomyces lincolnensis.
GCCTGCTGGCATTCGCCGAGGGCGCCGACGAGGTGATCGAGCTTGGACTTGAGGGCCGGCTCCCGTGTGTCGGCGTACGCCTGGGCGACGAGGGTGAGGAAGTGGCCGCCGTAGTGGCCGCGCAGGTTGCCGTCGGAGGTCTCCCATCCGCCGGGCGGCCGGGCTCCTCGGGTGTCGAGTCCGGCGTTGGCCCGGAAGACGGCCAGGATGCGGTCGGCCGGGTAGGTGCGGGCATAGTCGAGCATGAGATCGCGCTTGCGGCGGAACACGCCGTCGCCCAGGGTCACTTGGTGGAGGGCGAAGGGGTGGACGGCCCAGTCCGGCGCCTCGGTGGGGGTGGCGGCGGCCGGGGCGGTGGCGGGTGCCGCGTGGGCCGGCGTCGCCGCGTGGACCAGGGGGACGGCGGCCGCTGTTCCGGCGGCGAGGCTCAACAGACGGCGTCGGGTGGGAGGTTGGGACACGCGCGTACTCCGATCGTCGGTCGTCGGCGGGCAGGGGTGGCGCGGCGCGGAGGCGGACCGTTCACGACCGGCCTCGCGGGTCGGTCGTCGGCAGCCATACGCGCATGGTCGAGGGTCCGCGGTTGGCCCAGGAGTGGTAGGGCACCAGGACGATGCCCGAGCGCTCGCCGGCGGGAGGGGCGGCCGGGTCGACCGGCCCGTAGGGCCAGGGGGCGTCGTGCGGTGCGCCCGGCGCGGCGAGTTCGCCCGGGGCGACAACGGTGTCGTCCGGGCCGTCGGCGGGTTCGACGGAGGGATCGACCCGTACGGCGTCGACGTCCCGTCCGCCCGGCAGGTCCACGGACTCGGAGCAGTACACCAGCGGTCCGCGCTGCACGGCGACCGTGCCGCGCACCGCGTCGATGCGCGGGTCGGGCGCGATCCAGCGCGGGGACACCGGCAGATCGAGCCGGATCTCGTCACCGGGCCGGAAATGGCGGGTGATCTCGGCGGTGCCCGGATGGACGGCGCGGCGGGCCCCGTCGGGGTCGGTCAGCAGAGCGGTGTCCCCCTGTGCCCAGGCGGGGATCCGCAGCGACAGGGTCCACGGGTGGTCCGGGGTGCGGTCGATCCGTACCGTCACGCGCCCGTGCGAGGGGTAGTCGGTGCCGACGCGCAGGGCGATGCCGCCGGTGGTGATCTCCGCGTCGGCGTACTGGTGCAGTTGGAGTCCCTGGTCGTCGGCCGTCGCCAGGTAGCCCGGCAGCAGCGCCAGGGTGCGGGCCACGTTGGTCGGGCAGCAGGAGACCGCGAACCAGGGGGCGCGCAGGCTCGATTCGGCGCGCGGGCTCTCGGCGTCGGCGGGAGGAAGGGTGCCGCGGCGGCGCCGGTGCAGGGTGTTGGCGTAGAAGAAGGAGCGGCCGTCGTCGGACGGGGAGGTGGCGACGACGTTGAACAGGGTGCGTTCGGCGAGGTCGGCGAAACGGGGCTCGCCGGTGGCGAGGAGCAGGCGCCAGCTGAGCATCACGGAGGCGACGGAGGCGCAGGTCTCCGAGTAGGCCCGGTCCGGGGGCAGGACGTAGTCGTCGCCGAAGGACTCGTCGCGGTGGTGCGAGCCCATGCCGCCGGTGAGATAGGTGCGGCGGGCGACCGTCCGCTCCCACTGGCGCACGACCGCGGCGAGCAGCTCCTCGTCGCCGGTCTCCACCGCCACGTCCACGGCACCGGCGGCGAGGTAGAGGGCGCGGACGGCGTGGCCGCGCAGGACGGTGGCCTGCCGTACGGGGAGGTCGTCCTGGTAGTAGGCGCGGCCGAACTCGGGGTCGGCGAGGGTGCCGTGGCCGCGGCGGTCCACGAACAGGGCGGCCTGGTCGAGGTAGCGCTGTTCGCCCGTGGCACGGGCCAGTTCGACCAGGGCCGTCTCGATCTCGGGGTGCCCGCAGACGCCTTCGATGCCGCCCGGACCGAAGGTGGCGCACACGTGGTCGGCGGCCCTGCGGGCGACCTTGGCCAGTTCTCCCTCGCCGCGGGCACGGATCTGGGCCACACCCGCCTGGATGAGGTGGCCGTAGCAGTAGAGCTCGTGGCCCCATGCGAGGTCGCTGTAGCGGGGCTGCTGGCCGGGGCGGCCGAAGGCGGTGTTGAGGTAGCCGTCGGGTTCCTGGAAGGAGGCGATGGCCTCGACGAGGGGAGCGGGGACGTCGTACTCGCCGTCCCAGCTCATGGCCTCCAGCAGCTTGTAGACGTCCGAGTCTGCGAACTCCCGGCCGCGGCGGGCCTCGACGGCCGATCCGAAGTTGCCGAGCCAGCCGACGCGTTCCATCCAGTCACGGCAGTGGTCGAGGGAGACGGTGGCGTTGACGTGTCGGCGCCGCGCCCAGAATCCGCCGGTGACGCGGACCTCGTCGAGGCCGAGCGGCCGGAGCCGGCCACGGCTCGGCGCGACGGGCACGACGGGTGACCCCATGATGTTCTCCTTCACGCATCATCCCTTCAGCGCGCCCGACATGAAGCCTCGTACGTAGTGCCGTTGCAGGAGCAGGAAGAGCAGCAGACAGGGCACGGCGAGGACCACCACGCCCGCCTCGGTGGCCCCGTAGTCGACGGCGCCCATGCTCTGCTGCCGCAGGTTCGCCACGGCCAGCGGCAGGGGTGCCTTCTCGCTGTCGGAGATGAGGATCAGGGGCGCGATGAAGTCGTTCCAGGCGGCGAGGAAGGCGAAGAGGCCGACGGTGATCAGGCCCGGGCGTACCGCCGGGAGGAGGACGCGGCGCAGGGCGCCGGCCGTGCCGCAGCCGTCGACGAGCGCGGACTCCTCCAGTTCGCGCGGTACCGCCTCGAAGGAGATCCGCATCATGAAGGTGGCGAACGGCAGCTGGAACATGGCCAGCACCAGGCTCAGCCCGATCAGCGAGTTCTGGAGGTGGAGTCTGCCCAGCAGCACGTAGAGCGGGATGAGGAGCGTGGCGTACGGGACCATCAGGATGGCCAGGGTCAGCAGAAACAGCAGGTTCTTGCCGGGGAAGCGGAAGCGGGCGAAGGCGTAGCCGCCGAGGAGGGACACGCCGAGGGTGAGGACGACGGTGAGTCCCGAGACGACGGTGCTGTTGAGGAGGTAGCGCCACAGACCGGCGTCGTAGTCCAGCAGGGTGCGGTAGTTGCCGAAGCCGTAGCCGGACTCCTGGGCGGTGCCGGGCTGGGCGCTGAAGGAGGCCCAGGTGTTCCACAGCAGCGGGAACAGGAAGATGACGGCCAGTCCTGAGGCGACGACGTAGTGGGGCGTCCGGCCGAGGGCACGGGTGAGCACCGGGGTGTCCCTTCTCCTGGAGGCGGGTGTCACGACTCGTCCGCGTGCCGCAGGCCGCGGAACTGAAGGACGTTGAGCAGGAGCAGCGCGGCCAGCACGATGATCGACAGGGCCGCGGCGGTGCCGAGGTTCAGCCGCTGGAACGCCTCGCGGTAGATCAACTGCACGACGGTGACGGTGCTGTTGTCGGGTCCGCCCTTGGTGAGGACGAAGAACTGGTCGAACGCGAGCAGCGATCCGGTCACGCACAACAGCAGGGACAGGGCGAGGGAGGGCCGCAGCAGCGGGAGGGTGATGGAGCGAAAGACCTGGCCGGGGCTCGCGCCGTCCATCCGCGCCGCCTCGTACACCTCGTGCGGGATGCGCTGGAGGCCCACGAGCAGGATCAGCATGTAGAAGCCGGCGAACTTCCAGACCACGAGGAACACCGTCGACAGCAGGGCCGCGGTCGGCGTGCCGAGGAAGGACACCGGGTCGTCGACGAGGCCGAGTCTCTCCAGGGTGCGGCTGAGAGGGCCGGTGGAGGGGCTGTACAGGCCCCAGAACAGCAGGGAGGCGGAGGCGAGCCCGAGCGCGCCGGGCAGGAAGTAGACCGTACGGAAGAAGCCGGCACCGGGGCGGGACTCCTGCACCAGCAGGGCGAGCAGGAGCGCCAGGCCGAGCAGGACGACCGTGACGAGCACGGTGTACAGGAGGGTGAAGCGGACGGCGGGCCAGAACAGGGTGCTGTCGGTGGCGTCGGTGTAGTTCTCGGGCGCGTTGCCGCCCCGGTCCCCGGCGAGCAACGGCCAGTCGCTGAGCGACATCTGGCCGACGAGCAGCAGCGGCAGCAGGAAGAAGACGGCGACGAACACGGCCGTGGGCGCGGCGTAGGCCATGCCCTGGAGGGTGCGGGAGCGCCGCAGGAGGGTGGGCGTGCGGGGCCGGCGATCGGGGGTGTCCGGCCGGACCGGGTGCTCGGCGGCCGCCCGGTCCGGGGCCTTCACCTGCATGGTCCTCCTCTGCCGTACGAACATGGGCGGTGGGCGTGGCCGGACGAACGCGGGCGGGCGGTGTGCTCAGTCGGCCAGGGAGGCGGTGACCGCGTCGTTGTTCTTGTCGACGGAGGCGCCGTCGCCGAAGACGGCGTCGCGCATCAGGGTCAGCCAGGGCCCGTTGGGGTCGTTGAAGGTCTGGCCGAACTTCATCGCGTACGGGGTACGCCCCTCGGCGACGAGTTCGTTGATCGTGACCAGCCGCGGGTCCGCCTCGGAGTGCTTGTTGGAGGCGAGGTCGGTGCGGGCCACCACGTCCTTGTGCGCGGCGACCACGTCCACCTGGGCCTTGTCGCCCACGGACCAGGCGAGGAAGTTCCAGGCCTGGTCGGCCTTGTCGCTGGTGGCGGAGATCCCGATGGCGTCGCCGCCTACGAAGGTCGACTTCCCGCCGTCGGGTCCGGGGATGGGGGCGACGCCGAGGTCGAGGCCCTTGGGCATCAGCCCCAGGGTGGTCGACGGCATGGGCATCACACCGACCTTGCCCTTGGGGAACACGCCGGTCCAGGTCACGCCGGTCTCGTCGCGTGCGCCGGGGGCCACGATGTCGTCCTTCACCCAGCCGCGGTAGGTGTCGTAGACCTTCTTCGCGGTGGCGGAGGCGAGCTGTGCCCCGGTCCCGTCCTCGTTCAGTACGTCGTCCCCCGCGGCCCAGACGGACGGCCACCAGGTGAAGACCCCGCAGCCGCCGCAGTTCCCGCCGAAGAAGGTGCCGTTCACCCCGCCGCCGAGCGCGTCCACGGCCCGGGCCTGCCGGTCCCACTCGGCCAGGGTGGCGGGCGGCTTCTCCGGGTCGAGCCCGGCCTTCTTGTAGAGGTCCTTGTTGTAGAAGAGCACCGACAGGTCCAGGGTGTGCGGGACGACGTACTTCTTGTCCTCGTAGGTGCCGGCCTTGATGTGCGACTGGGCGAGCTTGTCGGCGAAGGGCAGGGCGTCGAGGCGTTCGGTGAGGTCGGCGAAGAGGCCGCTGGAGGTGTAGTTGGGGACGAACACCACGTCGGAGGCGAAGAGGTCGGGCAGGTCCTTGGAGCCGGCCGCGGCGCCGACCTTGGCCTGGTAGTCGTCGGTGGGGACGACGGTCAGCTCGATCTTGTTCTTGTGGGCCGCGTTGTACGCCTCGACCAGGGCCTCGCTCTGCGGCCGGGTCGCCGCGCGTGTCCACATCGTCAGGGTGGCGCCGTCGTCGACTCCCCCGGCGCTCGTCCCGTCCCCTCCTCCTCCGTCGTCGGAGCCGCCGGCTCCCGAGCCGCAGGCCGTGACGAGAGTCGTGGCGGCGAGCAGCGCGATGGCACCGGTGACCAGGCGGTGCGCGGTTCCTGCTGGTCCGGCCGTGCTCCCCATGGCGATCCCCCTCGTGTGGCGGCGGGCCGTGAGCAGGCCGACCGGTCGGGACGACGGACGTGGTGGCACTGAACTCCGTGAGGCGAAGGACGCGATGAACCGAAAAGGCTTTCAGAAAGCTAGGACCCGCCTCACAGCCCGTCAATCCCCTTGCACGGAACGGGTTCAGGGCGCCCGCGAAAACCCGTGGAAACCGCCGGTCCCCACCTGGACCGAAACATGTCGCGTACGGTTTTACGCGCGACGTGCCACCCTCGACGGCCTCCGCCTGCGCACGCGAGACAGGAGATCACCCGTGACCCAGACCGCCGACCCCTCCCGTCCGCAGCCCGCCACCCTCAACGACGTCGCCCGGCTGGCGGGCGTGTCCATCGCCACCGCGTCCAAGGCGCTCAACGGCCGCAGCCAGGTGCGCGCCGAGACCCGGCAGCGCGTGATCGAGGCGGCCGAGCGGCTGTCGTTCCGGCCGAACCAGCTGGCCCGCGGGCTGCTGGCCGGGCGGACCGGCACGGTCGGGCTGCTCACCAGCGACCTGGAGGGCCGGTTCAGCATCCCGATACTGATGGGCGCCGAGGACGCTTTCGGGGCCGGCGAGGTCGCCGTGTTCCTCTGCGACGCCCGCGGGGACTCCATCCGTGAGCAGCACCATGTGCGCGCGCTGCTGGGGCGCCGGGTGGACGGCCTGATCGTCGTGGGCAGCCGCACCGACCCGCGTCCGACGCTGGGCCGCGACCTGGCCGTTCCCGTCGTCTACGCGTACGCGCCCTCGGACGATCCGGCCGATCTGTCCATCGTCCCGGACAGCGTGGACGCGGGCCGGATCGCGGTCGGCCACCTGCTGGCCTGCGGCCGCACCCGGATCGCGCACATCACCGGCGATCCCGGGTATCTGGCCGCGCGGGAGCGGGCCGAGGGGGCCCGGGCCGCGCTCGCCGACGCCGGACTCGCCCTGGTCGGCGAACCGCGGTTCGGCGCCTGGTCGGAGGGCTGGGGGCGGGCGTCCACGGCCCTGCTGCTCGACCAGCACCCGGACGTGGACGCGGTGTTGTGCGGCAGCGATCAGATCGCGCGCGGTGTCATGGACGTCCTGCGCGAGCGCGGCCTGCGGGTGCCGGAGGACGTGTC
Proteins encoded in this region:
- a CDS encoding glycoside hydrolase family 127 protein codes for the protein MGSPVVPVAPSRGRLRPLGLDEVRVTGGFWARRRHVNATVSLDHCRDWMERVGWLGNFGSAVEARRGREFADSDVYKLLEAMSWDGEYDVPAPLVEAIASFQEPDGYLNTAFGRPGQQPRYSDLAWGHELYCYGHLIQAGVAQIRARGEGELAKVARRAADHVCATFGPGGIEGVCGHPEIETALVELARATGEQRYLDQAALFVDRRGHGTLADPEFGRAYYQDDLPVRQATVLRGHAVRALYLAAGAVDVAVETGDEELLAAVVRQWERTVARRTYLTGGMGSHHRDESFGDDYVLPPDRAYSETCASVASVMLSWRLLLATGEPRFADLAERTLFNVVATSPSDDGRSFFYANTLHRRRRGTLPPADAESPRAESSLRAPWFAVSCCPTNVARTLALLPGYLATADDQGLQLHQYADAEITTGGIALRVGTDYPSHGRVTVRIDRTPDHPWTLSLRIPAWAQGDTALLTDPDGARRAVHPGTAEITRHFRPGDEIRLDLPVSPRWIAPDPRIDAVRGTVAVQRGPLVYCSESVDLPGGRDVDAVRVDPSVEPADGPDDTVVAPGELAAPGAPHDAPWPYGPVDPAAPPAGERSGIVLVPYHSWANRGPSTMRVWLPTTDPRGRS
- a CDS encoding carbohydrate ABC transporter permease — protein: MLTRALGRTPHYVVASGLAVIFLFPLLWNTWASFSAQPGTAQESGYGFGNYRTLLDYDAGLWRYLLNSTVVSGLTVVLTLGVSLLGGYAFARFRFPGKNLLFLLTLAILMVPYATLLIPLYVLLGRLHLQNSLIGLSLVLAMFQLPFATFMMRISFEAVPRELEESALVDGCGTAGALRRVLLPAVRPGLITVGLFAFLAAWNDFIAPLILISDSEKAPLPLAVANLRQQSMGAVDYGATEAGVVVLAVPCLLLFLLLQRHYVRGFMSGALKG
- a CDS encoding carbohydrate ABC transporter permease; protein product: MQVKAPDRAAAEHPVRPDTPDRRPRTPTLLRRSRTLQGMAYAAPTAVFVAVFFLLPLLLVGQMSLSDWPLLAGDRGGNAPENYTDATDSTLFWPAVRFTLLYTVLVTVVLLGLALLLALLVQESRPGAGFFRTVYFLPGALGLASASLLFWGLYSPSTGPLSRTLERLGLVDDPVSFLGTPTAALLSTVFLVVWKFAGFYMLILLVGLQRIPHEVYEAARMDGASPGQVFRSITLPLLRPSLALSLLLCVTGSLLAFDQFFVLTKGGPDNSTVTVVQLIYREAFQRLNLGTAAALSIIVLAALLLLNVLQFRGLRHADES
- a CDS encoding ABC transporter substrate-binding protein yields the protein MGSTAGPAGTAHRLVTGAIALLAATTLVTACGSGAGGSDDGGGGDGTSAGGVDDGATLTMWTRAATRPQSEALVEAYNAAHKNKIELTVVPTDDYQAKVGAAAGSKDLPDLFASDVVFVPNYTSSGLFADLTERLDALPFADKLAQSHIKAGTYEDKKYVVPHTLDLSVLFYNKDLYKKAGLDPEKPPATLAEWDRQARAVDALGGGVNGTFFGGNCGGCGVFTWWPSVWAAGDDVLNEDGTGAQLASATAKKVYDTYRGWVKDDIVAPGARDETGVTWTGVFPKGKVGVMPMPSTTLGLMPKGLDLGVAPIPGPDGGKSTFVGGDAIGISATSDKADQAWNFLAWSVGDKAQVDVVAAHKDVVARTDLASNKHSEADPRLVTINELVAEGRTPYAMKFGQTFNDPNGPWLTLMRDAVFGDGASVDKNNDAVTASLAD
- a CDS encoding LacI family DNA-binding transcriptional regulator; this encodes MTQTADPSRPQPATLNDVARLAGVSIATASKALNGRSQVRAETRQRVIEAAERLSFRPNQLARGLLAGRTGTVGLLTSDLEGRFSIPILMGAEDAFGAGEVAVFLCDARGDSIREQHHVRALLGRRVDGLIVVGSRTDPRPTLGRDLAVPVVYAYAPSDDPADLSIVPDSVDAGRIAVGHLLACGRTRIAHITGDPGYLAARERAEGARAALADAGLALVGEPRFGAWSEGWGRASTALLLDQHPDVDAVLCGSDQIARGVMDVLRERGLRVPEDVSVMGFDNWQVLTSGSRPRLTSVDMNLEQVGRAAAQALFGAIGGATRSGVEALPCRVVIRGSTAPLS